In Epilithonimonas zeae, the DNA window CCTGCCAAAAGCGCAGTTGGAAGTGGGATAAAATAACTTAAAGCATTTCCCAAAGTTGCACCAATAAAAAACAATGGCGTTACCTCTCCACCTTTGAATCCAGATGCTAAAGTCACGATTGTAAAAATCATTTTCAATACAAAATCATAAGGCATTAATTGCTCTTGAAAAGAATTCTGAATCGTCGGAATTCCCAAACCAATGAATTTGGTAGTTCCCAAAAGCCAAACGCCAATAATTACGATGATTCCGCCAATAAAAGGTCTTAGTGGCGGATATTTGATTTTTGATTTGAAAAAAGCTCCAACTCTATGAATGGTTTTACTGAACAAAGCTGCACAAATCCCAAAACAGATTCCGGCAATCAAAGCATAAAAAATATTTTGAAAAGATAGTTCTGGAATAAGATTGATTTGATAATGCGTGTGATGTGTCTTCCATAATTTGGTCACCAAATCAGCAATAATCGAAGCTATAAAAGCAGGAAAAATAGCATTATACTTTAAACGCCCAATCAAAAAAACTTCCAACCCGAAAATTGCTCCTGCCAAAGGCGTCCCGAAAACAGAACCAAACCCAGCCGCTATTGCAGAAATAATTAAGATTTTTCTTTCTTCAGAAGTCAATCTTAAAAGTCTGGTAAATTGGTCTGCAATAGAACCCGCCATTTGGATTGCCGTTCCTTCACGTCCTGCAGAACCTCCAAACAAGTGCGTAATCATCGTTCCCAGATAAACCAAAGGCGCCATCCTGAAAGGAATAATTTCTTTTGGATTATGGATCGTATCAATCAAAAGATTATTTCCAGCCTCAACACTTTTGCCCATTTTATGATACATCAGACCTATGAAAAGTCCGGCTAAAGGAAGCAAAGCAATTATCCAAATATGTGTTTCACGAAAATTGGTTACCCAATCCAATGTTTGCAGAAAAAATGCAGATGCACTTCCTACCAAAGCTCCAATTAGCAAACTTATCAATAGCCATTTGCTGATATAAGGAAGAGAAGGATAATGTCTAAAGAAAACCTTTAGAATAATTAAACTTTTTCGACTGATTGATTTTTGTTGATTTTTTGACATACTTTTCCTGATAATAAAGATGAATCTTATTTTAATCAGGCGTCATCAGACTCGATGGTAACGAGACGGTTGGGCAAGGAAGAACACCATTTCCTTTTGTATCACAAATTTATAAATTATTTTCCAAACTACAATTTCTAGTTTAATTGGTATTCTTTTTGTAATTTATTGGGCGACAATTAAAAACTATGAACAGAAACACAATTTCCAAATTATTTCCTTTATTTATCGTTATTTCTTTGAGTTTGATCCAATGTAAAAAGGATGAAGCTATTTCTTCTACTGACTCAAAAAGCACATCCGCCACAGATATTGTGACTTCTGATGAGAAAAAAGAGGACAGTATAAAAGAAGAAGAAAAACCAAAAGTTCCAGATGTTGTTATCCCAAGAAAAGATTTTGGGTATTTCCCTTGGGTTTACAAAAACACAGATTCGGTTTCTCAGAAGAACAAAAAAGAATTTACTGGGAAAGCACTTTACACAATTTTGGCACTCAATCGATTGGATAGAGCCAATATTGGCGCAGCCGACACATTGGTTGTTCCAGCAAAAATTGAGGAAGATTTTCTTAGATATTCTCCGTTTCCGGGTCACGTTACGACTTTGGAAAACGTGAAAAAATTCGTTTTCTTTTCCTATCCGATTCAGGCTTTTGGCGTTTATGAATATGGAAACCTCATCAAATGGGGACCGACAAGTATGGGAAAAAAAGCTACTAAAACCAAAACCGGTTTGATGTTCGCCAACTGGAAAAAAGAAGTCGCCATCTCAACAGTTAGTGACGAGTGGAAACTTCGTTGGAACGTGAATGTAGCCAATTTTGATGGCATCGGCTGGCATCAGTACGCAATGCCTGGTTATCCGGCCTCGCACTCTTGCTTGCGTATGCTGGAAGAAGATGCAAAATGGATGTACACCTGGGTAGACACTTGGATTCTTAACAAAGGCGGAGCAACCACCAGAGCCAAAGGAACACCATTGATTGTCTATGGAGATTATCCTTGGGGACAGCGCAGACCTTGGAAAAAACTTTTGGAATCGCCGGAAGCCAACAATATTTCTGAGGACGAGATGAACCAAATCATCCAGCCACAATTGGCCGAAATTATGAAAGAGCAGGAGAATCGTGATACGGTTATTCAGCAGGTGGAACAAGAGAAAAAAGCAAAAGCAGATTCTTTGGCTTCAGCTAAAACGTTAGCTTCAAACAATATGAAATAATTTCAGGAGCTTAATCCCGCTATCCGCTCATACTCCTCGTTCCAGCGCTTGGCAACAACAAATCCTCCAACTCTCCCACTCCACTGCGGGGTAACCGCTACTATCGGGGCTATGGGATTCGACATAAAAACAAGATTTGTCAACAAATAGAAACCCGCTCAAAATAATTTGAGCGGGTTTATTTTTATCAGTTAAGTCAATATTTTAAATATTTCCAACCACAGTTTTTACTTGAGTAAATTCTTTAATAGCGTGTAGAGACAACTCTACTCCATAACCTGAAGATTTTGCACCACCAAAAGGCAATCGTGTATCAGAGCTTGTTGTTTTATTGATAGAAACCGTTCCGGATTCCAGATTATCGATGAAAAACTGAGCACGTTTCTTATCCTTAGTCCAAACCGAATTTCCTAATCCAAACGGAATATCATTCGCTAACCTTAAGATTTCTTCATCATTTTTTCCAATCATCAGAATTGCTAAAGGTCCAAATAATTCTTCCTGCAAAATTGGGTTTCCTTCTTTGACAGAGATAATTCCGGGACGAAACTCACTTTCCGAAATTCTTTCCAAAGCCAAAACTACTTCTGCTCCATTCTTCAAAGCTTTTTTATATTGATTTTCCAACTCATCCGCCAAATCAGGTCTTGCCATTTTGCTCAACTTAGTTTCCATTTTAAACGGATCAGCCGGTTGGAAAGAATTATATTCCTCTATAAATAAAGGCAGAAAATCCTTTTTAATTTTTTCGTGGACAATGAATCTTTTTGCAGCATTACAAATCTGTCCTGTGTTAGATAGTTTTGCAAGAGGCCCATCTTTCGCCGCTTTTTCAAAATCGGAATCTTCTAAGACAATAAATGCATCGCTTCCGCCTAACTCCAAAATTGATTTTTTGATATTTTTCCCAGCTAGAGAAGCTACCTCGCTTCCTGCTTTTTCACTTCCTGTGAGACTCACTCCTCTTACCAAAGGATTTTCCAGAATTTCTTTGATTTCGTTATGTCCTATTCTCAGATTTTGAAAAATATATTTTGGAAAACCAGCTTCTGCAAAAGCTGATTCGATTTCATCACCACTTCCGAAACAGATGGATGCGTGCTTTAAAACTACAACATTTCCAGCAAGAATCGCAGGAACAGCAAATCTCAAAACCTGCCAGAAAGGAAAATTCCAAGGCATTACACCGAGGATAATTCCCAACGCATCATAATGAACTTCGCTAACATTGAATTCGGTTTTGATGTGTTCAGGTTCCAGAATATTTTCTGCTTGAGCATAAAATTTTATCAATCCTGCACTTTTTTCGATTTCTGCTGTGGATTGTGAAATCGGCTTATGCATTTCTGTGGTGATGATTTTGGCGTATTTTTCTTTATTCTTTTCAAGAACTTCTGCGAGCTTCAAAAGTAACTTTTGACGATTATGGAATGGAACTTTTTTCCAATCCGAGAATGCTTTGTGCGCAGAATCAATATGTTTTGATAAATCCATTTCTACTTTCATTTTAATTGATTAGGGTTGCATTAATTGTACCAATTTTTGCGTTGCTAAATGTACAAAGTTGATTAGAATCTCAAAATCTATTTTGATATTTTATTTAAATTTTGTTATTAATTTTTATGAATAATGCAATGCAACTTGAGAACTAATTTTAAAACACAGAATTGCACGCGCCCCGACTTGAGCGGAAATCCTTTTTACGCAACGCAGTGGAGTGAAAAGATTGGGAGCGGAAGGCGGATAAAGGCGCCCCAATTATTATTTTAATGTTTTTTGCTGCTTCTGAAAAGCAGAACCGAGTTGAGAAAAATCAACAACAAATCCAATGTCACCCAAATACTGAGCTTGATATTGTCATACTTCAACTCTTCTATTTTCTCTGTGGCAATGGCGGAAAGCTTGAGACTGTGATTGATGTAATTTCTGACTTCAATGATTTGATCTTCGTTTTTGTTAGGAACAGCAACCTGAGAAAAGTAAACCAACTTGTTTTTTCCGATGTAACCAACGACCCAAAACTCATTGGATTTCTGCATATTAAGATATTCTATCCTGAAATATTCCGGACGAATTTGTCCAACGTGTTTGGAACTGAACTTCTGATTCTCATTCCCGTCCTGAACTCTGATGATATAAAAATCAACCGGTTGCGGCAGATAATTAATCACCTGAATGGCCAAAGAATTTTCCAAAAACTGCGACAAACTCCTTTCTACAAACCAAAATGTAAAATAGGCAGCAGCAGAAATGGTAATAACCGTTCTGGTAATTTTGTTCCACAAACTCCATTTCCCTGAACGAAAACCGGACAGAAACAGAGCGATTATCAGAAAAATGAGGATTAAAATGATTATCATTAAAACAAAGATAGCGGTTTATCCTTAATTAGAAAGTGACATTCCATTCTTTGTAGAACTCGTCAAGGAACTGAAGCATAAATTGATGCCTGTGTTCAGCAATTTCTTTAGCTGTTTCTGTATTGAGTAAATCTTTCAGAAGCAACAATTTCTCATAAAAATGATTGATTGTAGTTCCATTGGACTTCTTATATTCTTCTTTAGATTGATTGAGTTTTGGTTCGATATCCGGATGATACATCAAATTATTTTTATAACCGCCAAAGTTGAAAGTTCGCGCAATTCCAATTGCTCCGATTGCGTCCAGTCTATCCGCATCCTGAACTATTTTCAGCTCCAAAGGTAAATTTTCAGGCGCATCATTTCGGTTTTTAAACGACATATTTTCGATGATGAAAATGACTTTTTCAATTATTTCAGAATCTACTTTTTGTTTGGTTAGAAATTTATTCACAATTTTTGAAGCAATCGTTTCATCGCCGTTGTGGAATTTTGGATCAGCAATATCGTGCAACAACGCAGCTAACTCTATAACCAATTTATCACCACCTTCTTTTTCCTGAATTTTCAGGCTCAGTTTCCAAACACGTTCGATGTGAAACCAATCGTGACCGGATTCTGTTCCTTCTAATTTTTCTTTAACGAGTTCTATTGTTCTGTTAATCAATTCCATTAATTCAGTTCTTTTAAAATAATATTCCAGAGCTTTTTGTTATAGCTTCTGAAAAAATTAATATGTCCAATTTCTCCCTTTTCCGATTCTGAAGTTTTGATAATTCGGTAAGTTGGTTTCAGATTGGGGTAAGTATTTTGCAATAAAGATTTTACACCTTTTTCCGTGAGCCAAACGTCATCTTCTGCTCGAATAACGAAAACTTTCTGAGTCAAATTTCGGGAAAAATCATCGACTTTTTCTAATAATTTGTTGGTAGATTTTTTATTTAGAATTAAAGTTCGCCAATCGAAAGCACTTGCGGAAGGAAGACTTTCTCCCAAACCGAACCAATTCGCCGGAAAATAACCTAAAATTTTGGTAGATAAAGGTTGGACAATTCCGAAACCCAGATAAGCTTCAATTTTTGTTTTAAATTTCAAATTTCCGACAAACGCATTCTGAGTTCCAACAAAGGCAAATTCCTTAAACATCTCAGAATCCGGATTCATTCCTAAAATCAGGGCACCAACAGAATGTCCAAGGCAAAACTTTTGATGATTTGGAAAATTAGCTTTGATATAATCTGTAACAGCTTTATAATCTCTGGTTCCCCAGGTTCTCATCGAAGCTTCAAAACCTTTCATTTTATCAGGCTTCGATTGTCCAATCCCCCTGTAATCATAAGTCATAACTGTAAATCCTTGCTCCGAAAAAAATTGAGCAAAAGAAAAATAAATCTGCTGCTTA includes these proteins:
- a CDS encoding voltage-gated chloride channel family protein — translated: MSKNQQKSISRKSLIILKVFFRHYPSLPYISKWLLISLLIGALVGSASAFFLQTLDWVTNFRETHIWIIALLPLAGLFIGLMYHKMGKSVEAGNNLLIDTIHNPKEIIPFRMAPLVYLGTMITHLFGGSAGREGTAIQMAGSIADQFTRLLRLTSEERKILIISAIAAGFGSVFGTPLAGAIFGLEVFLIGRLKYNAIFPAFIASIIADLVTKLWKTHHTHYQINLIPELSFQNIFYALIAGICFGICAALFSKTIHRVGAFFKSKIKYPPLRPFIGGIIVIIGVWLLGTTKFIGLGIPTIQNSFQEQLMPYDFVLKMIFTIVTLASGFKGGEVTPLFFIGATLGNALSYFIPLPTALLAGMGFVAVFAGATNTPLACSVMAIELFGAECGVYVAIACVVSYLFSGMTTIYNRQMIGEAKHQRFQNNSGKRFNEL
- a CDS encoding L,D-transpeptidase, with the protein product MNRNTISKLFPLFIVISLSLIQCKKDEAISSTDSKSTSATDIVTSDEKKEDSIKEEEKPKVPDVVIPRKDFGYFPWVYKNTDSVSQKNKKEFTGKALYTILALNRLDRANIGAADTLVVPAKIEEDFLRYSPFPGHVTTLENVKKFVFFSYPIQAFGVYEYGNLIKWGPTSMGKKATKTKTGLMFANWKKEVAISTVSDEWKLRWNVNVANFDGIGWHQYAMPGYPASHSCLRMLEEDAKWMYTWVDTWILNKGGATTRAKGTPLIVYGDYPWGQRRPWKKLLESPEANNISEDEMNQIIQPQLAEIMKEQENRDTVIQQVEQEKKAKADSLASAKTLASNNMK
- a CDS encoding aldehyde dehydrogenase family protein, with product MKVEMDLSKHIDSAHKAFSDWKKVPFHNRQKLLLKLAEVLEKNKEKYAKIITTEMHKPISQSTAEIEKSAGLIKFYAQAENILEPEHIKTEFNVSEVHYDALGIILGVMPWNFPFWQVLRFAVPAILAGNVVVLKHASICFGSGDEIESAFAEAGFPKYIFQNLRIGHNEIKEILENPLVRGVSLTGSEKAGSEVASLAGKNIKKSILELGGSDAFIVLEDSDFEKAAKDGPLAKLSNTGQICNAAKRFIVHEKIKKDFLPLFIEEYNSFQPADPFKMETKLSKMARPDLADELENQYKKALKNGAEVVLALERISESEFRPGIISVKEGNPILQEELFGPLAILMIGKNDEEILRLANDIPFGLGNSVWTKDKKRAQFFIDNLESGTVSINKTTSSDTRLPFGGAKSSGYGVELSLHAIKEFTQVKTVVGNI
- a CDS encoding HD domain-containing protein: MELINRTIELVKEKLEGTESGHDWFHIERVWKLSLKIQEKEGGDKLVIELAALLHDIADPKFHNGDETIASKIVNKFLTKQKVDSEIIEKVIFIIENMSFKNRNDAPENLPLELKIVQDADRLDAIGAIGIARTFNFGGYKNNLMYHPDIEPKLNQSKEEYKKSNGTTINHFYEKLLLLKDLLNTETAKEIAEHRHQFMLQFLDEFYKEWNVTF
- a CDS encoding alpha/beta hydrolase family protein, with amino-acid sequence MQSINILTEDNYSLSAHLFEPEHSNEKLLLINSATGVKQQIYFSFAQFFSEQGFTVMTYDYRGIGQSKPDKMKGFEASMRTWGTRDYKAVTDYIKANFPNHQKFCLGHSVGALILGMNPDSEMFKEFAFVGTQNAFVGNLKFKTKIEAYLGFGIVQPLSTKILGYFPANWFGLGESLPSASAFDWRTLILNKKSTNKLLEKVDDFSRNLTQKVFVIRAEDDVWLTEKGVKSLLQNTYPNLKPTYRIIKTSESEKGEIGHINFFRSYNKKLWNIILKELN